The DNA region CACGTGCAGGAACAGCCGGAGCTGACGCTCGGCGAGGCAGCCGACCAGCTCGCACGCTCGCTGCCTGGGCATCGCGTGGAGATCCTCCAGGGGAGGCTCACTGTGACACCACCGGCGGACGGAACGCACGCTCTGGCGCTGTCCTGGCTCAGCGAGGAGTTCGGCGCCCGGGCGCGCAAGGTAGGGCTGAGGCTCGTCCAGGGCGTCGGGCTATGGCTGCCCACCGGCCCCGACGACTACGCGATTCCTGACCTGTCGGTCGTCGAGGCGGACTTCAGGGAGCATCACGCCATGAAGAACTGCTACGCCGCCCACGTCTTCCGCATGGTCGTGGAGGTGACCTCGACCAACTGGGCGGACGACCTCGGCCCCAAGGTCGAGGACTACGCCCAGGCGGGCATTCCGGTCTACGTGGTGGCCGACCGCAAGCACGACCAGGTGCTGCTCTGCACCGACCCCCGGGGTGGCGAGTACAAGAACAAGGCGCACCACAAGCGCGGGACCTCGTTCACCGTGCCGGACGTGGTCGGCGTCGAGATGGAGCTCTCCGTGGACCGCCTCCTCGAC from Streptomyces sp. NBC_01591 includes:
- a CDS encoding Uma2 family endonuclease, translating into MAVIQHEEQVHVQEQPELTLGEAADQLARSLPGHRVEILQGRLTVTPPADGTHALALSWLSEEFGARARKVGLRLVQGVGLWLPTGPDDYAIPDLSVVEADFREHHAMKNCYAAHVFRMVVEVTSTNWADDLGPKVEDYAQAGIPVYVVADRKHDQVLLCTDPRGGEYKNKAHHKRGTSFTVPDVVGVEMELSVDRLLDGDED